The following are encoded together in the Octopus sinensis linkage group LG15, ASM634580v1, whole genome shotgun sequence genome:
- the LOC115219780 gene encoding uncharacterized protein LOC115219780 — protein MTAYRKLNSSVVKPNRRYGFKRRCLSLFGRFIFLSVIAITLILTVGLLYIYATYPPHASCTIKWTFDSNCTYINYKIANQIISWNTADCGTGMKCLYSLTSHNASLILGSHKTPKWHFTDSFYFAFNSDNSTCYVEGVSSSDSWFALLDFGVNYCNLHNIITGSDIDTLDGYTEFTENSVCTLYTSRNCAKY, from the exons ATGACTGCTTACAGGAAGCTCAATTCCTCCGTCGTCAAGCCCAACAGACGTTACGGCTTCAAAAGACGCTGTCTCTCCCTCTTCGGACGATTCATCTTCCTCTCCGTCATCGCCATAACGCTGATCTTGACCGTCGGCCTCCTCTACATCTACGCCACTTATCCACCGCACGCTTCTTGCACAATCAAATG GACTTTTGACAGCAATTGTACCTACATCAACTACAAGATAGCAAACCAGATCATATCTTGGAATACTGCAGACTGCGGAACCGGAATGAAATGCTTGTATTCC ctCACGTCTCATAACGCCAGCCTCATTTTAGGTTCCCATAAAACACCAAAATGGCATTTTACTGATTCTTTCTATTTTGCCTTTAATTCTGACAACTCAACATGTTACGTGGAG GGAGTTTCATCTTCTGATTCTTGGTTTGCTCTGCTGGATTTTGGCGTCAACTACTGTAATCTCCATAATATAATAACAG GGAGTGACATTGACACTTTAGATGGTTACACAGAATTCACCGAGAACAGTGTCTGCACGTTGTATACTTCCAGAAATTGTGCTAAATATTGA